The Streptococcus sp. VT 162 genome has a window encoding:
- a CDS encoding recombinase RmuC, with translation METVLLLLLIANLAGLFLIWQRQDKQDKYLAKSLEDQADNLSDQLDYRFEQARQASQLDQKDLEVAVSDRLQEVRMELHQGLTQVRQEMNENLLQTRDKTDQRLQALQESNEQRLEQMRQTVEEKLEKTLQTRLQASFETVSKQLESVNRGLGEMQTVARDVGALNKVLSGTKTRGILGELQLGQIIEDIMTPAQYEREFATVENSSERVEYAIKLPGQGDQEYVYLPIDSKFPLADYYRLEEAYEAGDKDEIERCRKSLLASVKRFAKDIKSKYLAPPRTTNFGVLFVPTEGLYSEIVRNPVFFDDLRREEQIIVAGPSTLSALLNSLSVGFKTLNIQKSADHISKTLASVKTEFGKFGGILVKAQKHLQHASGNIDELLNRRTTAIERTLRHIELSEGEPALDLLHFQEDEEEYED, from the coding sequence ATGGAGACTGTATTATTACTATTATTAATTGCCAACCTAGCTGGACTCTTTCTCATTTGGCAAAGGCAGGATAAGCAAGACAAATACCTAGCCAAGAGTTTGGAGGATCAAGCAGACAATCTTTCAGATCAACTGGATTACCGCTTTGAACAAGCCAGACAAGCCAGTCAGCTGGATCAAAAAGATTTGGAAGTGGCTGTCAGTGACCGCTTGCAGGAGGTGCGAATGGAGTTGCACCAAGGCTTGACTCAAGTTAGACAGGAGATGAACGAGAATCTCCTTCAAACCAGAGACAAGACTGACCAACGTCTCCAGGCCCTGCAGGAATCAAATGAGCAACGTTTGGAACAAATGCGCCAGACGGTCGAGGAAAAGCTAGAGAAGACCTTGCAGACGCGCTTGCAGGCTTCCTTCGAGACAGTTTCCAAGCAACTGGAGTCTGTCAATCGTGGTCTTGGAGAGATGCAGACAGTTGCCCGCGACGTCGGTGCCCTCAACAAGGTTCTCTCTGGAACCAAGACGCGAGGGATTCTGGGTGAATTGCAACTGGGGCAAATCATCGAAGACATCATGACCCCTGCCCAGTACGAACGAGAATTTGCAACGGTTGAGAACTCCAGTGAACGAGTAGAGTATGCCATCAAGTTACCTGGCCAAGGCGATCAAGAATATGTCTACTTACCGATTGACTCCAAGTTTCCACTGGCAGATTATTACCGCTTAGAAGAAGCTTATGAAGCAGGCGATAAGGACGAGATTGAACGTTGTCGCAAGTCACTCCTAGCCAGTGTTAAGCGATTTGCCAAGGATATCAAGAGCAAGTATCTGGCGCCGCCTCGAACGACCAATTTTGGAGTCTTGTTTGTTCCAACAGAAGGACTTTACTCAGAAATCGTCCGCAATCCTGTCTTCTTTGATGATTTGAGACGGGAGGAGCAGATTATTGTTGCTGGTCCAAGTACCCTATCAGCCCTGCTTAACTCTCTATCAGTTGGCTTCAAGACTCTCAATATCCAAAAGAGTGCCGACCATATCAGCAAGACTCTTGCCAGCGTCAAGACCGAGTTTGGCAAGTTCGGAGGCATTCTGGTCAAGGCACAAAAGCATCTCCAACATGCCTCTGGCAATATTGATGAATTATTAAACCGTCGTACCACAGCTATCGAGCGGACGCTCCGTCACATTGAGTTATCAGAAGGTGAGCCTGCGCTTGATCTACTCCATTTCCAAGAAGATGAGGAAGAATATGAAGATTAG